In the Ursus arctos isolate Adak ecotype North America unplaced genomic scaffold, UrsArc2.0 scaffold_5, whole genome shotgun sequence genome, one interval contains:
- the LOC113254955 gene encoding metallothionein-2E-like, whose product MDPNCSCSTRSSCTCSVSCRYKECKCTLCKKSCCSYCPISHAKCAQGCICKEALDTCSCSASCGGVPVPDVNIST is encoded by the coding sequence ATGGACCCCAACTGCTCATGCTCCACCAGGAGCTCCTGTACCTGCTCTGTTTCCTGCAGATATAAAGAGTGCAAATGCACCTTGTGCAAGAAGAGCTGCTGCTCCTACTGCCCCATTAGTCATGCCAAGTGTGCCCAGGGCTGCATCTGCAAGGAGGCATTGGACACGTGCAGCTGCTCTGCCTCATGTGGAGGAGTGCCTGTTCCAGATGTAAATATATCAACATAA